aaaaaaaagaaagaaagaaagaaagaaagaaaatggccccaaagggagtaTCACTATAAAGAggtgcggccttgttggaggaagtatccaaagccacagagaaaccttgtctcaaaataaataaataaataaatagcttgcACTTCCTCTTCCTGTAAGCGACCTGAGGTAACCTGTGAAGATGGTTCGCTACTCTCTCGACCcagaaaaccctacaaaatcatgCAAGTCAAGAGGTTCAAATCTCCGGGTTCACTTTAAGAATACCCGTGAAACTGCCCAGGCCATCAAGGGTATGCATATCCGAAAAGCCACCAAATACCTGAAAGATGTCACATTGAAGAAGCAATGTGTGCCATTCCGGCGATACAATGGAGGAGTCGGCAGGTGCGCCCAGGCCAAAcagtggggctggacacagggtcGGTGGCCGAAAAAGAGTGCTGAATTTTTGCTGCACATGCTTAAAAACGCAGAGAGTAATGCTGAGCTTAAGGGTCTAGATGTAGATTCTCTGGTCATTGAACACATCCAGGTGAACAAAGCACCTAAGATGCGCCGCCGAACTTACAGAGCTCACGGCCGGATTAACCCATACATGAGCTCCCCCTGCCACATCGAAATGATCCTCACGGAAAAGGAACAGATtgttccaaagccagaagaggaggttgcacagaagaaaaaga
This DNA window, taken from Cricetulus griseus strain 17A/GY chromosome 2, alternate assembly CriGri-PICRH-1.0, whole genome shotgun sequence, encodes the following:
- the LOC100769775 gene encoding 60S ribosomal protein L17; its protein translation is MVRYSLDPENPTKSCKSRGSNLRVHFKNTRETAQAIKGMHIRKATKYLKDVTLKKQCVPFRRYNGGVGRCAQAKQWGWTQGRWPKKSAEFLLHMLKNAESNAELKGLDVDSLVIEHIQVNKAPKMRRRTYRAHGRINPYMSSPCHIEMILTEKEQIVPKPEEEVAQKKKISQKKLKKQKLMARE